A genomic region of Nostoc sp. UHCC 0702 contains the following coding sequences:
- a CDS encoding Uma2 family endonuclease: MSVIVAKWSIDEYHRMIEAGILSDRKVELLQGEIVEMSPEGEPHAYSSDEAGEYLAKLLAGRAKVRQAKPITLPNDSEPEPDIAIVQALGREYREHHPYPENIFWLIEYANSSLEKDLEIKSKIYAQAGISEYWVVNLKKLHLVVFREILDGEYATKRTLTAGIIQPLAFPNVSVSVEQIINS, encoded by the coding sequence ATGTCTGTGATAGTTGCTAAATGGTCGATTGACGAATATCATCGCATGATTGAGGCTGGCATTTTGAGCGATCGCAAAGTTGAACTACTTCAAGGAGAAATTGTTGAAATGTCGCCAGAAGGGGAACCACATGCTTATTCTAGTGATGAAGCTGGTGAGTATCTAGCAAAGTTATTGGCTGGACGCGCTAAAGTTCGTCAAGCCAAGCCTATTACACTACCCAATGACTCGGAACCTGAACCAGATATTGCCATTGTCCAAGCTTTAGGACGCGAGTATCGAGAACATCATCCTTATCCAGAAAATATTTTCTGGTTAATTGAATATGCTAACTCCAGTTTAGAAAAAGATTTAGAAATAAAAAGCAAAATTTACGCACAAGCAGGGATTTCAGAATATTGGGTTGTTAATTTGAAAAAGCTACATTTAGTAGTTTTTCGAGAAATATTAGATGGAGAGTACGCAACAAAACGAACATTGACTGCGGGAATAATTCAACCGCTGGCATTTCCAAATGTTTCTGTTTCTGTGGAACAGATTATTAACAGCTAG
- a CDS encoding HAD family phosphatase translates to MYNDSNLTLGHPSNLQQLSQASSTYLSNIRLIATDMDGTLTKGGKFSASLLQALEDLTAANIQVLIVTGRSAGWVNGLSSLLPVAGAMAENGGLFYLSGSEQLIALTPIPDLAKHRQHLTLVFEQLKTKFPQIKESSDNRFRITDWTFDVSSLSLDELQTLSHLCKQMGWGFTYSNVQCHIKPQGQDKAVGLLQVLREYFPSYSLDQVVTVGDSPNDESLFDRGYFPLSVGVANVLQYANQLQHQPTYITAAAEGEGFCELANHILTSL, encoded by the coding sequence ATGTACAACGACTCAAACCTCACTCTTGGGCATCCCAGCAATCTCCAGCAACTATCTCAGGCTTCATCTACTTACTTGAGCAATATTCGTCTCATCGCCACAGATATGGATGGTACCCTGACAAAGGGAGGTAAATTTTCTGCCTCACTATTACAGGCTTTGGAAGATTTAACAGCAGCTAACATTCAAGTCCTAATTGTCACCGGACGTTCTGCTGGGTGGGTGAATGGATTGAGTTCTTTGTTGCCAGTTGCAGGTGCTATGGCAGAAAATGGTGGTTTATTCTATCTATCTGGAAGTGAGCAATTAATAGCTTTAACACCTATTCCAGACTTAGCAAAACATCGGCAGCATTTAACTTTAGTTTTTGAACAATTAAAAACTAAATTTCCTCAAATCAAAGAATCTAGTGATAATCGCTTTCGGATCACCGATTGGACATTTGATGTATCTAGTTTGAGTTTAGATGAACTACAAACTCTCAGTCATCTCTGTAAGCAAATGGGTTGGGGATTCACCTACAGCAACGTCCAGTGCCACATTAAACCACAAGGGCAAGATAAGGCAGTTGGATTATTGCAGGTATTGCGAGAATATTTTCCCAGCTACTCACTCGATCAAGTTGTTACCGTTGGCGATAGTCCCAATGATGAAAGTTTATTTGATCGGGGTTATTTTCCTTTGTCTGTGGGTGTAGCAAATGTCTTGCAATATGCCAATCAGTTGCAACATCAGCCTACTTATATTACTGCTGCGGCTGAAGGTGAAGGATTTTGTGAATTAGCTAATCATATTTTGACAAGCTTGTAA